In Camelina sativa cultivar DH55 chromosome 13, Cs, whole genome shotgun sequence, the genomic window AACCTTTATATCCTGCAGAAGAGTGATACAATTTGATTGTTTGTACCGTGGAAATCCAAGGACCGGATTGTTTGTGACCTATGATGTTCTTGAAAGTAAGAAGTTCATTCTTCACAGGAGATTGTTTGGGAACAAGAAGATGAGTTGGTATAAATCACGGAGGCCGTTTCTCCTTGCATCTGCTGAAGACGGTGTGGCTGTTAATGGGAACTCACAGTCAAGACCCAGCGATGATGTTGAGGAGATGAGGGCCAAGCTGAGTGGATCGTTGAAAGATGAATACACCTGTGGTGAACTCATTCAGTCTTTACATGATGCTGCCAGAACTTTTGAGCTGGCACTTAAAGATAAGATTTCCTCTTCCAGGTTACCTTGGTTTTCAGCTGCCTGGCTCGGAGTCGATAAAAATGCTTGGGTTAAGACGTTCTCTTATCAGGTCTCTACCATTTTTAGTTTCCCATCATGATTAGCAAACTTTGTTTGCAATCAGGGCCAGAACAAAAATGTTCTCTTTCCATTGTGCGTTTGACTTACTCTTAAGTATTTTGTGTCTTAATTTTAGCGATATTAGCTAAGTTCATCTTCTGTTTGTCATTCTCAGGCGTCCGTGTATTGCTTACTACAAGCTGCAAACGAGGTTTCATCTAGAGGAAACAATAGAGACGATGATCTTAATGTCTTTGTGCAAAGGAGGTACTGCACAACTTACTTAAGTCTAGGAACTATGGCATGCAGCGTTACTGGATTTTCAACATTTTGTTGTGTTCTTAATCTAGTAgaattttttggttcttgtcttGGAAAGAGAATGCAACAAAGTGAGAATTACTGCCCACAGTCTTCCTTACACTAACGTTGAGAGTTTTCTAAAACTCACCTGCTGTCTAATTATAATCCTATTTCGCTGCTTCATAgttcttaatttaaataatcTCATTATGCAGTTTATCACGCCAAGCTGCTCCTCTTGATAGTATGATGCGGGATAAACTATCATCTAGTCATCCTGAAGCCAATGAGTGGTTTTGGTCTGAGCAAGTTCCTTCGGTGGTGACATCTTTTGTGAATTGCTTTGAGGGGGACCAACGATTTGTTTCTGCTACTTCTGTGTATGTCATTTCTTTtgactctcttcttttttgtacgTTCTGTAAAACACTCGTTTCCTGTGAGGTTTTTAGAAAGTGACGATCCTCTATGGTTTGTTTCAGCTATGTCAAAGGCAAGTCCTCCTCAGCTGCAAGCAGTGAGATTGAGGTGTCACTTCTCATGCTTGTGCTGAATTGCATCGCAGCAGTCACAAAACTTGGCCCGACAAAACTTTCGTGCCCGCCCTTCTTTTCTATGATTCCAGATACTACAGGGAGATTGATGGACAAATTTGTTGACTTTGTTCCACTCCCTCGGGCCTATCATTCAATGAAAAGCCTCGGTCTACGCAGAGAGTTTCTTGTTCATTTTGGACCTCGGGCAGCGGCATGCAGAGTAAAAAGTGACTGCTGTACAGATGAGGTTGTTTTCTGGGTCGATCTTATACAAAATCAACTGCTGAGGGCTATCGATCGGGAGAAAATATGGTCAAGGTTAACAACGTCTGAAAGTATCGAGGTAATGAATAGAATGCAGAAAATTATATCTGAGCAGCTTTTAGATTCTCTGCAGTATGGATGTGAgcttgttttagtttttgagaaGATTTAAGAATTATGTGCAAGGATTCATTTGGGACAGCAATTCCATGTTGGATTTATTGGAATATCATTCGCTGTACCTTTTCTTATAAGTACAGCCTAGAATATAAGAACATAGCTGAAACAGTTTGCAAACTTAAGTGCACTATCTATTATCTAGGATATTCATAGAAGTGGCACTTATCGAAACAGAAAtctgatttcttttttctctaattttgtaCTCATAGAATGTTGATTGTTGAATATGGTTGTACAGCTGCTTTTAAATATCTTACGAGTTTATCCGGTCCTGTTGGTAATGCCCTTGCAGGTCTTGGAAAGAGATTTAGCTATTTTTGGATTCTTCATTGCCTTAGGCAGGAGCACCCAGTCTTTTTTAGCTGCAAATGGTTTTAATTCGCTGGAGAATCCTGTGGAAGACCTTGTCAGGTGACTCATTGATTTTCTTCTGTTTGCTTGCCATACTCTTTTGATACACCCTATCACTTAAACTCGCTATCTTCTTTATTCAGGCACTTCATTGGAGGAAGTCTCCTACAATATCCTCAGCTTTCAGCCATCAGTTCTTATCAGTTGTATGTAGAGGTAGGCATAAGTCATACCATTACTTGTGACAGTTTCTTTTAACCATTTTGAAATCTTATCGTGGAACTTTATAGCGTAGGTTGTCTGTGAAGAACTAGATTGGATTCCCTTCTATCCAACCAGAAAGGACTCCCAGCTAGCCGAACAATCACATGGGCATAAAAGCAGACCACAAGGGCCACCTAACTATGATGCTCTTCCCCAGATATTGAATGTTTGCTCTTATTGGCTACAGAGCTTTATAAAGTACAGCAAATGGCCTGAGAATCCTTCTAATGTCAAGGCAGCAAAATTCTTATCCAAGGGGTATCTAATAACatgtttatattgttaattggaTAAAACAGAGTAGTTAGTGATTAGATTGAT contains:
- the LOC104734627 gene encoding uncharacterized protein LOC104734627 isoform X1 encodes the protein MAVKLHRPGLVSSSSSNPCLSRMSIGTFISCRRVIQFDCLYRGNPRTGLFVTYDVLESKKFILHRRLFGNKKMSWYKSRRPFLLASAEDGVAVNGNSQSRPSDDVEEMRAKLSGSLKDEYTCGELIQSLHDAARTFELALKDKISSSRLPWFSAAWLGVDKNAWVKTFSYQASVYCLLQAANEVSSRGNNRDDDLNVFVQRSLSRQAAPLDSMMRDKLSSSHPEANEWFWSEQVPSVVTSFVNCFEGDQRFVSATSVYVKGKSSSAASSEIEVSLLMLVLNCIAAVTKLGPTKLSCPPFFSMIPDTTGRLMDKFVDFVPLPRAYHSMKSLGLRREFLVHFGPRAAACRVKSDCCTDEVVFWVDLIQNQLLRAIDREKIWSRLTTSESIEVLERDLAIFGFFIALGRSTQSFLAANGFNSLENPVEDLVRHFIGGSLLQYPQLSAISSYQLYVEVVCEELDWIPFYPTRKDSQLAEQSHGHKSRPQGPPNYDALPQILNVCSYWLQSFIKYSKWPENPSNVKAAKFLSKGHNKLIQCKEELGISSLAVTEAGFIDMSASPTDRESNSFDKALESVDEALVRLERLLQKLHASSSSSGKEQIKAACSDLEKIRKLKKEAEFLEASFRAKAASLQEDGGDSESEEYSEEQRQYPKGKDSKNSKNSVNQVTRDRGFWGFFVRNPRNKPSPESSADEYFEKSKENVNSVDSKPNEIYRFELLRSELIELEKRVQGSTDESVNEEGRTSEDPRSSMKGVQLVQSSKKENVLEKTLDQLKETSTDVWQGTQLLAFDSAAAMELLRRSVVGDELTEKEKKALRRTMTDLASVVPIGVLMLLPVTAVGHAAMLAAIQRYVPGLIPSTYGAERLNLLRQLEKVKQMQTNETEPEEGIDETES
- the LOC104734627 gene encoding uncharacterized protein LOC104734627 isoform X2; the encoded protein is MISKLCLQSGPEQKCSLSIASVYCLLQAANEVSSRGNNRDDDLNVFVQRSLSRQAAPLDSMMRDKLSSSHPEANEWFWSEQVPSVVTSFVNCFEGDQRFVSATSVYVKGKSSSAASSEIEVSLLMLVLNCIAAVTKLGPTKLSCPPFFSMIPDTTGRLMDKFVDFVPLPRAYHSMKSLGLRREFLVHFGPRAAACRVKSDCCTDEVVFWVDLIQNQLLRAIDREKIWSRLTTSESIEVLERDLAIFGFFIALGRSTQSFLAANGFNSLENPVEDLVRHFIGGSLLQYPQLSAISSYQLYVEVVCEELDWIPFYPTRKDSQLAEQSHGHKSRPQGPPNYDALPQILNVCSYWLQSFIKYSKWPENPSNVKAAKFLSKGHNKLIQCKEELGISSLAVTEAGFIDMSASPTDRESNSFDKALESVDEALVRLERLLQKLHASSSSSGKEQIKAACSDLEKIRKLKKEAEFLEASFRAKAASLQEDGGDSESEEYSEEQRQYPKGKDSKNSKNSVNQVTRDRGFWGFFVRNPRNKPSPESSADEYFEKSKENVNSVDSKPNEIYRFELLRSELIELEKRVQGSTDESVNEEGRTSEDPRSSMKGVQLVQSSKKENVLEKTLDQLKETSTDVWQGTQLLAFDSAAAMELLRRSVVGDELTEKEKKALRRTMTDLASVVPIGVLMLLPVTAVGHAAMLAAIQRYVPGLIPSTYGAERLNLLRQLEKVKQMQTNETEPEEGIDETES